The Polyodon spathula isolate WHYD16114869_AA chromosome 23, ASM1765450v1, whole genome shotgun sequence genome has a window encoding:
- the LOC121298371 gene encoding hyaluronidase-1-like → MAIVVSERPGLHRVVLLCLTLLSPESGALQPAQAPLLPGQPFLVLWGVPDALCQERPDPSSFGMVTDAEGALKGRGVTMFYEDSLGLYPYFDSQNGAVAGGLPQQTNLEMHLLKSEADILSAIPALEYRGLAVIRWEEWWPQWSRNRAEKKIYQEQSRGLLQQFFPDWSQAELDQWAQVDFEAAAQTVLLETLQNARALRPNGLWGFHPYPDCHNSPSHTDRCPTTEMALNDELLWLWKKSSALYPSLQLDKALSGTEGIRLYTGNQIREALRVGALTGGAHDLPVFPFVRSVYTATNSFLSQADLVYSIGESAAMGAAGIVIWEKFFPTKNQRGCWDLADFVRRTLGPYVVNVTTAARLCGEALCGSRGRCVRKDPAKPVYLHLPPASYQLLPDTNMSRGGGGVTAQGHLQPGDLEAWRERFACQWFQGMEEGSSADDGVVIKTGVNREVGMGVKAKPTPASNSSDSIKMPVLLITSLTVIATHWLWETSSVI, encoded by the exons ATGGCGATCGTTGTCTCCGAGAGGCCAGGGCTACACAGAGTTGTGTTGCTGTGCCTCACACTCCTATCACCCGAGTCAGGGGCTCTCCAGCCAGCCCAAGCCCCTCTGCTTCCTGGGCAGCCCTTCCTGGTGCTGTGGGGCGTCCCTGACGCCCTTTGCCAAGAGCGGCCGGACCCCAGCTCCTTCGGCATGGTCACTGACGCAGAGGGGGCCCTGAAGGGACGAGGGGTGACCATGTTCTATGAGGACAGCCTCGGGCTATACCCATATTTTGACTCCCAGAATGGGGCCGTGGCCGGGGGGCTGCCCCAGCAGACAAACCTGGAGATGCACCTCCTCAAATCGGAGGCCGACATCCTTTCAGCCATCCCCGCGCTGGAGTACCGCGGGCTGGCGGTCATCAGATGGGAGGAGTGGTGGCCCCAGTGGAGCCGCAACCGGGCCGAGAAGAAGATCTACCAGGAGCAGTCGCGTGGCCTCCTGCAGCAGTTCTTCCCGGACTGGTCCCAGGCCGAGCTGGACCAGTGGGCCCAGGTGGATTTCGAGGCAGCCGCCCAGACAGTCCTGCTCGAGACCCTGCAGAACGCTCGCGCGCTCAGACCCAATGGACTCTGGGGGTTCCACCCGTACCCTGACTGCCACAACTCCCCCAGCCACACCGACCGCTGCCCCACCACGGAGATGGCCCTGAACGATGAGCTGCTGTGGCTCTGGAAGAAGAGTTCAGCGCTCTACCCCTCCCTGCAGCTTGACAAGGCACTGAGTGGCACGGAGGGGATACGGCTCTACACCGGCAATCAGATCAGGGAGGCCCTGCGCGTGGGGGCACTGACCGGGGGCGCCCACGACCTGCCTGTCTTCCCGTTTGTCAGGAGCGTCTACACCGCCACCAACTCCTTCCTGTCACAG GCGGACCTTGTGTACTCCATTGGGGAGAGCGCGGCTATGGGAGCAGCCGGGATTGTGATTTGGGAAAAGTTCTTCCCGACCAAAAACCAG AGAGGATGCTGGGACCTGGCGGACTTCGTCAGGCGAACGTTGGGCCCGTACGTGGTGAACGTGACGACGGCGGCACGGCTCTGTGGAGAGGCTTTGTGTggcagcagggggcgctgtgtgcGGAAAGACCCCGCAAAGCCTGTCTACCTGCACCTGCCCCCCGCCAGCTACCAACTGCTGCCCGACACCAACATGAgtagaggaggggggggggtgaccGCCCAGGGCCACCTGCAGCCCGGAGACCTGGAGGCCTGGAGAGAGAGATTCGCGTGCCAGTGGTTCCAGGGCATGGAAGAGGGATCGTCAGCTGACGACGGGGTGGTGATCAAAACAGGGGTCAACAGAGAGGTTGGCATGGGGGTAAAGGCAAAACCCACCCCTGCCAGCAACTCCTCAGACAGCATTAAGATGCCTGTTCTGCTGATCACCTCCCTGACTGTCATCGCCACGCACTGGCTCTGGGAAACCTCTTCAGTTATTTAA